atgttaaaggaaaaaaaatactggtTTAAACGAGTTGCAAAAACTTATTCCCTTAATGCACTATACTAAAAACATCAgaattaattgaaaaatataatactaagtaaagagaagaaaagaactcCACCCAAGACACTATgtcatttaattcattttgaaatgaaagAAATGTATCTGCAAGACAAACTCATGGGTTCATGGAAAGCTGTGATTTCTGTATAGAGGGTATTTATTAACGACGGCCCAATTAGCATCTTCACTACCCTTATTTTCATATACAGAAGAAATCTGTGAATGATTTGTAGAGTCCTTTAACGACACCCGGCAAGGATCCCGTACACCGTCTTGCCAGTGTCTTAGTCTTCAGCAAGAAAGggtagaagagaagggaaaacgtCCTCTTCCAACCCCCGCTTCCGGATTAGGCAAGAAAGAGGACTTAGCAAGCTTGGAACAAAAGATATCCTAGAATGGCACTGATATAAAAGTTCTACGTACAACGCCACGTTtaaattcccttttctccaaaatgtaaaataaatctgCTGCCATCGTCTGAAATACTACGGGACTGAAAATCCTTTTGTAAAGCTAAAGAAACGCCAGTATTCTAGCTGATTTGGGAGAAGGATGTTCTGCTCATAGAAAGATGCTGTATCTCAGAAACAGTTAAGACACTCTGCAGATGGaaatagaagggggaaaaaaatacctCCCTCCCCACTTGAAGCGCTCCTTCCTTAGCCTGATTTCCGACGACATCTTAATACCTGAAGTTATTCGGCCATCCTTAAAAGTGCAACTTATCCTGACGTCTCAAGGGACGGAAAAGTTGCCGAAGTCCGAGGAATGAGTCACTTTGCCCCATTTTGATGAGTAATCTCAGGTGTCACGGAACCCCGTTCGGaagaaggagaggggagggggcgtCAGATCTGCAGACGGAAGAAGCCTGGCCGCTTGGGATTGGATGGCGAGATCTTGAATTTCCCAAATGTGCGTCATTTCGAACCCAATTGGGTCCAGATGTTATGGGCACCGACGGGTTACCGTCTCGGAAACTCTCAATCAGACGCAAGCGAAAGGAGAGGAGGCGGCTAATTAAATATTGAGCAGAAAGTCGCGTGGGGAGCGTGTCACGTGGGTCTCGAGGCTGGTCGAGCTTCGGATAAATACCGAGCCGCGCGGTGCAGGCAAGAGAGCGCGCTGCGACCTCCCCTCCACCGCCGCGGCGACCGAGAGTGCGGAGCGCCCGGCGTGCGCTCGGACCGGCCAGAGGAACCCCGCGGGCCTGTCCGCCTCAGTAAGTGCCTGCTCCGGGCCAAGTGGGCTTTCCGCACCGCGCATGGCTCCCAGGCGGCTGCTGGCCGCGCTGGAAGAGCCGCTGAGGCGAGGGACTGTGGGGGGTGAGTGGGGGGACAGAGGGGAGACGGGTATTCCAAATGCCAGTGTCCCTCTTTGTCTTCCACCTGCAGAGGTTCCTGGCTTGAAGGTGTGGATCAGTgggttgggggctgggggagttGGGATCCAGGGAGAAGGGAATTTAAGAAGCTTTGGGGCATGCTTCTCTTTCCTAAAGGGTACCGGCAGGCCTTTAGCCCTTAGGCTTTTTATCGTGATTCAGTGGGCCCTGAGTTCCTTTGTGGGACTGAAGTGGGCCCTGAGTTCCTTTGTGGGACCGAGGATTATGCACCCCCAACTCTTGGATAACCGCCCTccaatacatatattttactatCCTCGGTCTCTTCTCTCCACTCTTTCCAGAAATCCAACATGAAAATTCTCATAGCCTTGGCAGTCTTTTTTCTCGTCTCCACTCAATTGTTTGCAGAAGAAATCGGAGCCAACGATGATCTGAATTATTGGTCTGACTGGTCCGACAGCGACCAGATCAAGGTGAGACCCGGCCCGGAGACGGCCTGCGCCGTTCTTCCTGGGCTCGGGAGCTGTCGCCTTCGCCCCGCGGTAGCACCTAGTTAGCCTGGCGGGCACCGCGACAGCCACCAGAGGTGTAAAGGAATGCCATCCCCTGGGTCCCGCACGAGATTTTGTGCCCACCATCCAAGTTTCCTCCCGAGGGCTGCACCGTCGGGTCTCGGGAACTCCCTGGAGGAATGATGCCCTCCCTGAGGAGCCCGGGATCCTAACAAGGCTGGAAACCTCACAAGGTTTAATCCCTGAGTAACCGGGAATTCGGGGACTCCAGTCCAGCTGCAAGGACCGGGCGTTTGGAAACGCTAGGCAGGGGCAGAGGATGGCGCGCCAGATGCAGGCATCAGCGGGGTAAGGGGTGAGCCGCTGGGAGCTTAGAGGGGCGTAGGTGGGTGGGAAGCTAACTTCCTGCCTTGACATTTTACCGACCTGAGGACGTAGTCGTTAAGTTTTCCTTTACAAGGCTCACAGACTATGGGTGCAAGGGAGCGCGCCTAGCGGGAACAAAGTCGCGCCGTGCAGGTCGCTTGTAAAGCGTTGTCACCCTTCCCCACCCAACGCACACCTGTGTGAATTTAGGGCGGTGAGGCGGCTCCAAAACTGGCGACAGAGTCAAGACAAAGTCAGGGGGCTGCACTGCAGATGAGTTGAGGTCTCCGGGATGGGAGCAAAGAGCGGAAAGCGCGCAGGGCTGGGAGACGCTGCTCCTCCTGCTAACTCGCAAGGGCAGGGCTTGGGGGAGGCAGCGGCGCTGGGCAGGAGTTCGGCGGGGAAGGGTGGAGAAAGGGAGCACCCCGGCCGGCCTGGAACCCACTCAGCCCCGCCTTGGGGAAGCCTGGCCTCCCCTCGCCTCCCCGAGGCCCCGGGGGCGGGCCTCACTGCCGGGAGCCGAGGTTCGCTCAGGGTTGGAGCTCACCATCGGAATGACCCGGGTTTCCGGGATCCTCGCGCTGGTTGACTACACGCCGGTTTGTCCGTACATCTGTCCTCCAGGAGGAGCTGCCCGAGCCCTTTGAGCATCTTCTGCAGAGAATCGCCCGGAAACCCAAGGCTCAGCAGTTCTACGGATTAATGGGCAAACGGGATGCTGGTGAGATGGGCAGCTatccctctctctgtgtctccggGCATCTCGCCCTGTCTGCTCGCTCGTTCTCAGAGCCCAGTCTCTCTTGCTCTTTGGGTAGAGATTTCCGCCCTAAAAGAGGTGTAACTCCCTGGGCGCTCCTCTGGGTCGCACCTCGCTAACACTCGCATATGCCCgcggagggagggagagatcCGTTTCGCTTGCCTCACAATGTTAGAGACCCAAACCACCAAGAACAGGAACCAACCTTAGCTAAATGCTCCCTTGACTAAAGATCCAAACTGACAAAGAGGGAGAAGGCACGGGGCCTCCGGGGGGTAGTACTCAGAAAGGTCTAGGTGCGTGTGGAAGATGATTATAGACCATTGGGGTTAGAATAGATTAGCTTCCTGGTGTCATGATAGAAATATTCAGTTTCCTTGAATTCATCTCACCATCAGTGGAACGTGTAAATAGTTAATGTCACTTCGTCTCTTGTCAGATTCCTCAGTTGAAAAACAAGTGGCCCTGTTAAAGGCTCTTTATGGTAAACATTTCTATAAATCTTTATTTTACTATTGTGAATGCACATGTAGGAAAGTGAAAAAAGTCTTTTATGGGCTGAAATACAGATTCTTGATTATGCTTGTTTAATACCGAGATGGATTTACATCTGTCTCTCTCCTGAGCATCAAATGGGTGGCCCTCCATGAAGATGTGTTTCTTATAAGAAAACAGAGAGGTGGTAGGCCCAACAGTTGTTAACAGGCCTCAGGAGTCTCACAGGCCTGCATTTGAATCTGTGACCCAAAGaaagtacttaaaaaaatattccttttgcttattgaaatattttgtttttattattaataatttggtTAGCATTTATGGTTCTGCTATATTCCTCAGGATAGTACATGAATGGGAaatgttacatattttaaaaatcaatttattttataattctctttaaaaaaatataatgtagtttctttaaaacaaatttattgtGTTTgctcattttatctttatttcttccaGGACATGGCCCGATCTCTCATAAAAGtaagttcaaaattattttgacatttatcaaATGCGAATGTAAATTAGATTGAATCCCACTTTATATAATATCTGATCTTATTTCTACTATAACTTAGGacctaatattttaaatgaagacaCTATAAGAATGGAGGAGGCTCATATTACATCTAGAACATGATTGTTTAAAGCTCTGTTGTTTAGACATGTCATACTTACCAAAGGAATACATGATGTTAAAAATCCTTTAACTCCCAGCTAAACTGTTGCTAAATTCCTGacacacagaaactgtgagatattaagtatttgttgttgttttaagctgctaaggaaaggagggaagaaagaaagaaatcctttaATTCCTATAAATTGTTAGTTTTAGATAAGAATTTCAATTCTAGGAGTAAAAATCCACCACACATTCCTCTCCCCGATGGCTCAACCACCACTTCcactataaaacaaaaacagaaacaaaacaagcaTTTACAGGTATCTTCTAAATCATTTTAGTATGATGGCTCCCATAATGACATCACTTAGTAGGGTAATCCAGCAGCCAATTAAGAGGCTTGAGTGAATGTCTGAGTAGAGAATCCTTATTAAAGGTAAATATAGATAGAAATGCAGTTTTTTGATTCTATAATTGAATGGGAAACCTCAGTCTATCAAAACACAGTGAAATATTTCTTAGGGGGGTGAAGGTGGCAGTAGTGTGGCACTTGATGGCCATTAGATCCCAGTTTCCCAGTTAGTGGAACCAGAGTTGACAGGAAGTCCCTGGGGTCCATCTTAATTATACTGTCCACTTACTCTGACTTGGATTTTGGTTCACTGGGCGGCGGCAGAGTAGGCCACATTAAGATAGAAACTTTATTTTCAACTAATAACAGTGAAAACCAAGAGACGTTCTCCTAATACAGTTAAAATAATAACTTTTCCCAAAGGTTTcatctttgaaaataaatcattCATATTTACTTTCAAAGGATTTGAGTTACAAGGGaattctatgtagaaaattctatgTAATGGAAATAAATATACTCTATTAATGTCAAAATTAACACACATTTTCAAaaggagtattttttaaaaatgcaataaaatagaaatagtgaCCTTTTAGAAGTTTATAATTATAAGGTATCTGACTTAACTAAGGTTCAGTTCCTGAGAAATACAACATACTCAGTAACATAAGGAAATAGGCTTGGATATTTCTCTGTCACACAAATGTGAAATTGACTCCCTAAAAATCAAAGCTAGCTTAAATAGCAACAATATATAAAActttatatttaaacaaataaaatataatatgaatAAAGGATGCTTGCTAATATTTAGATATAGAATTGAGGAAGTGCTTTCATGGTATTGTTTTAGTGTTATTTATAAGACTTATTAGAAATCTTCATTTCTTCAGGCTCAACAAAACTtgaaatagatatatatttattaaatgggCGTATATTCAgaagcttgcttttttttttggtactagttataagaatttatttcctcaaagatatacatattaaaataccCCTAAATGTATTTTTCCAGGGCATAAAACAGATTCCTTTGTTGGACTAATGGGCAAAAGAGCTTTAAATCCTGGTATGTataaaataatgactgaaaatagtATCTTAAATctacttgtattttttctttctaagacagtttttaaagtattaaaaaggaataataaatttaaaatgagcaTTTATGGTGAAAAAAAACCTAATTGTAATAAATAAATCCAAGAATGGGTTTATAGCTGATTAAGCTAATATCACCACACTATCCATCTCTCTCAAACCACCAGCCTTATCAGTGTCTGCCTCATTTAATTATTACCTAACCTGAATCTTTGGTCTAGTCTAATATTCTTTCCCTTATATCTGTTAAATAAGCCACATTTAACCTTACTGAACTAAGAGGAGGAGGGTATGTgggaaataagaccaaattttcACTTGTTGCCAAGGTAATTTGAAAGTCTTACAAGACGTTACATCTGGCAGTCTtccaacacaaaaataaataaacaaaaacaaacaaatctattTATACAAATCACATGCTCTTCATAAAGTTATAGAAGCTCAAACTCTAAACATCCTGATGGATGTTTGAGAGCATGAGAGTAATATAGTCCATTCCAGTGCCTTCAAAAAGAAACACAATTAAATCATCCTGGAGAGTTCTAATTAGTTCTGGCCATAAAACCCTTAGAGACAATGGATGCCACAATTCTCATAACCCATTTTAATTCTGAACAACTCTTTCACTtgacaaaaggctacatatttcttttcttctctttagttTCTCTCTTCTATATAAATGACACATACATATATCTGAAAACTCTTATTTCTTAACTCATTCATCACAGTATTCTCAAGGTTAAATAACCCCTACATCATTTTCATAGGGACTGATTTTTTGCTAAGCACATTCAGGCTTTAATAGTCCTTAGGTTAGATTTCATGGGAAAGCTAGTCAAATTCTCCTTGTTTTACCTTCagtgaaaaaagaattaaaatactaATCATGTAATTATTTAGAAAGTAATCATCAGCCGTCTTATCCATTTAGAATATTACAAGTTTCTAGAAAATCTATAACTAAGATGTGCTGGCTTAATTATCTGGAAAAGTCATACAAAAATGATATATCCTAGTATTGATATTAGTTCTCTACCTTCCAGATTTAGAcactatttttgtatttcttcatcAGTAATTTTGGGGCTGCtcaagtttaaattttaaagaagttATCAGTGATCCCAATGAAAaacttaaaattgttttattaatatatattttcttccagcttttggaaacggaatataaatttaaaacacaGTGGCTTTACTTGTATCAGAAGTATACACTAGCCCTTATATAACTGTGGTTTTCTTGATAATCATATTAGTCATCAACTTTGCGTTTCCAGAATTGATACAAGTTTCAGAACATGCTTAACTTTACAATAATATAGATACTGTGCAATTTATTGCAGATTTAATGCTATTAAATGTACTTAAAGTTATAATTATAGATAATAATAAATAGAATCACTGGAATGACTCAGAATCAATTTGACAAAATCTTTGCTCCTCCGTTTtagttaagaaaagaaaagaaaaaaatgtgcagAAAATGTAATCTATAGTCAGAGATCTTTTCATATAATCAGCTGAGACAAGGTAATCATAACCTTCTACAGCCATCTGATCCTTACTTTTTGTGGTCACAGACCCCTTTGACAATCTGAGAAATCTAGAAACCCTCTTCCCAGAGAAACCCTCATCagctcatacacacaaaaacttaCATTCGGTTTGAGAGAGTTCAAGGACCAGGTAAGAAACTGCTTCCAGTTAAGAGGACATGATACTCCAGCTAAATGACTAATCTGTCTTTGGTTAGTTTACATTAGCTTTCACCTCACTTCTCTGAGGAACAGAATCGGATTCCCTAAAGCTTCTCAGGAACTGAACTTGTGCTAGTCATCCTCCTAATATAAACAAACCAGCATGAGAAATGGACTGTGTCCTTCCTTCAGAACTGCCCAGTTGGAGACTCTGACTGTTCCACCCCAGAAGTGCATCCATGATTGACATGAAACATTCAGCTTATCCTTAACCCCATTTAGGGGAGTGTGGATGCTAAAGATCATCTGCTCAGTGGTAAAAGGTGAAAGTGATAACTCCAGAGCCTTTACCTACCTTCTCTCTCAGCTAATCCTTCTCGCCAAAAAAATTGTTTGCAGTGGCACCCATGATTCCTACACATCTTTCACAGTTCTTTCTACTGTTTCTATTTAAATTCAGTATTTTATACAAAGCgtactgaattttaaaaagcacagtAGTTTCACTGTAgtgtaaatataaatgtataaagtaTTAgctaaaatgatgaaaaatatacttaagtattttgaTCACAACAGTCTGATCCTTACCCTTTTGTGGTTACGGACCCTTTTGAAATTGTGTATAACATAATATAATGCAATATaataattttagctttttttgTCCAGGTAGTCGAAGTACTTAAATTACTTGTTAGCTATATGTTAAGTACCTTGGAAGCAGTGATTAATCTTTCACAGGCCATTAGGGTGCTAGGAGGTAAGTTAAACAGTGTTGTATTTAGATGGCACAGTTGCCCTACCTACAGACAGTGAGGTTGTTTTTAGTCTCAGAGACAACCCATCATGGGAAGGAATCCACAAGACAGGAAGAGACCCTCATACCATTAGATACCCCTGTAACAGGAATCAGCATCTTTTTTTGTAGagagccagagagtaaatattttagactttgtgagTCATGCAGTCTCGGTTGCAACTACTCAGATCTGCCATTTTAATGCTAAagtagccacagacaatacataaatgaatgagtgtggccatgttccaataaaacattgTTTATAAGAAAAGATggtaggctggatttggcccatggccTGTAGTTTATTGACTCTGTCGTAGAATAAAAGTCCCACATTTTGCTTTCACCCTACTCCTATTCCTGGTTACTTTAGGCATTGTCCTTTCGCCAAATCACCGTGGGTGTCTGCCACTGCTTGAGAAAGCTGTTGAGAACCAACATTGCAATATATTGTGGAAATATGCTTTGGGGGCACCAGGTTTATAATGGATGACCAAAATAACCAAGAATTCTCTGGTTATATCATTTCCAATCAGGATAGAGACTGAGGAAAGATTGGAAGATGTgcaaataaaactcttagaaatacttccatggaagggaaaaaagtcattatgagtttaaaataaattactgtaTGCTTTGAACTTTATTTGTTTAACTCCCTCAGTGAATCCTCTTTAAAAACTCTTTACCTTCTCTTTGTTCTCAGTGGCTTATGAAAGGAGTGCAATGCAGAATTATGAAAGAAGACGTAAATAAACTacctaatatattatttattgagcTTCATTTGTGTCAATGGCCCATGAAAAGTAAAATGAGACATGCACTATGAggagtaattatttatttaataataattgttGTTTTGAGTTGAAAACtcagtgtttattttttcatattgtgCCAATATGTGTTGTAAAGGTGTATTATAATTCTAATATGCTGACTCCCTCAGAAGTAGAAATCAGTGATAATTTCTCAACAAAGCACAGTGttcaatgaaattataaaaacctGTCAATGATACAGACTCCAAAGGAAGAAATCCTTTTTGTTGCTTGGGAGCAGCCACGTCAGCTACTGCTCAAGGAGAGGAAACTCACGGGCTTGTTCTTTTCCATGTATTTTCTTGGTGAAAATGTGCTGCGATTTGGTATCAAACTGTATTGGTGTCCCTGAAGCATGTTTCATGTTTTGTGACTATATAGAgatgttttaaaagttttaatgtGATTCTAAGGTCTTCATTTATTGTATAATGTGTTgtgatatttaacattttaaataaaagaaaaaatatcttgagaattgggcttttttctttctttaacatttaTGTCAAATCAGCAACCTGTCTTTTGGTAGATGAAAAATATTCAAAGCTGTTTTGGCTGCTAAATAATGAAACATAAATCTACTAAATTTCCCTTTATTATGTAAAGTGACTAAAATGTAATCTTGGTTTCTCAGTCAcgcaaactcatttttttttttttttttttttttggcttagccATTTGGCATGAGATCattcatggaggaaaaaaattacattttggaaTCCGAAGAGTAAAGGCTAAGTTCTGTTTACACATGCCTATGATTCCTTTTTACAAATAGGataataatctattttaaagatgcattTCTTTGTTGGGTAAAACACCAGCACACTGCCATTTCAGCCCTGCCTGGATCCCAGGTATAAATGCACCAGTGTGTGAGTCTCACTAGAATAGAGACACCAAATTAAACTCCCACAAGATCATCAGAAGATGGTACAGGAAGATGGGGGGCTGATAACATGGCATCATCCCCATAACGAAGAGCCCGTTTCCAGCATTTCTAAGGGGTGCCTGTGAATGCTAACAGTTGTACACTCTCCAGCAGAAGCACATGCATCAGGAATAAATACAGAGCAATCAGAAGGAGGCTCCAGTGAATTTATTTAAGGGGAAGGATTGATAAGTGTCCTTGCAACAGTTTTCTGATTGCAGAGAGAGTGTGAAATATTGACAAGCAGTAAAACAACTCAGGATAAGCATTGTTTGGTGAAATAAAACTTCATGGATTTAGCCTGGATTGGTGACTGCTGTTAATCAATCTTAAAACCATTTGTGGTGCAGGAGAGCTAAAgcatattttaacatttatatctttaaatgaataatttgattttaaaaaactccaacaaattcatttttcttattacACATTTAAATATTACCAATTATATTATGATAAGCAAAAGGGAGAAAATCAGAGTCATCTAGCGCTCCACTCTGCAACAGTAATGTTTAACATGgtattcaataataataattgtaatatataataataatcatcataATAGCTATCACTATAAATATTTAATCACTCAGTGAGGGaagtattattatcatcatcattttacagatgaggatatgAAGCTCAAGGAAATACTGAGGTCAGAGATAATATGAGAGGAGTTAGGATTAGAAAGGAACTATTAGGGGGGAAACAGAGCAAATTAATATTGCTCTGTTTAATGTTAAGCAAATTGgcatattgtgaataatgtcacTTAAGACATTACGATGTGTGTAGTGACATGACACAACATATATGGTATGTTGTTAGGCACAAAGCAGTATTTCTGcgttatgtatacatatgtatttccACATAGACATAACAAGAAGGAACAATGTAATGGATAGAAGTGTGGGGTTCAGTGTCAAATGCTCAGGTTTGAATCCTTGCTCCATCACTTCTTGGCTGTGGGATGAGTCTGTTAACTTTTTTCAGCCtattttcctcatcagtaaaatgggatgATTGATGGTATCCACTGCTATCCAGTGGATACACTGGATAGCATACACTACTATACATCGTGGATAGTATCCACGTGGAGCTTAGATGAGGCTGTGGGACATGATGCATGTAAAGCTCTGAGCACACTCTGTTGCACACAACAAGCATTCCGTGAATGTTACCTGCTGCCCTTGTTAGCTACTCTCCAAAATTTCACCAGTGAGAAAATCAGCACTATATTAAAACcactaaaatattttcacataggCACACTGAGGAAGCAGCAGTGTGGGGGGTGGTCTCTAAATAGTTGCCACACCAATTAAATCTAGGGCTGTCTCATAAATTGCACAGGGCTTTGTGCTTTCATCGCTGCATTAGACAGTCCCCACGGCCCCGTccttctctgagattctataAATCTCTGCAGCATGATCCCGCAGTACTGTGTGAAGACCTCATTCAGGCCTGCtttccctccaggcccagaaacCCAGCAACAGCATGAGtagggaaagggagagaaactCCAGCTTTAAGTTCGTACTCATGAAATATTTACTATGACTTCCCCTCTGTGGCTTATTTCCTTTAACTAAAATAAGTTTTCTTCacctatattttttcttaaatattttaattctgttaTGAAACAGCAAAAAGACCAATTTGTATAGCTAAGTTACCTGAATACTTTATcactttggttttttgttttggtttcggTCAAGATCCAGGGAAAAAATGAATGACACTCAAGGTGAGTAATTTGAGGAGAATCTAATAAAGGGACTAATCACAAAGGTGTGGGCAGGATGTAGAAGAGCCAACAATGGAATGTGGTTCTCCAGGCCAGCACCCTTGGGAGCCACTGCTATCCCTAGGCCTGAAGGATCAAGATGAGGAAGTGAGGGTCTCTGTGTGCAAAGGGCCACCTGGCAGCTGTTGTCTTCAGTAGGAGGA
The nucleotide sequence above comes from Diceros bicornis minor isolate mBicDic1 chromosome 3, mDicBic1.mat.cur, whole genome shotgun sequence. Encoded proteins:
- the TAC1 gene encoding protachykinin-1 isoform X1 is translated as MKILIALAVFFLVSTQLFAEEIGANDDLNYWSDWSDSDQIKEELPEPFEHLLQRIARKPKAQQFYGLMGKRDADSSVEKQVALLKALYGHGPISHKRHKTDSFVGLMGKRALNPVAYERSAMQNYERRRK
- the TAC1 gene encoding protachykinin-1 isoform X2; this translates as MKILIALAVFFLVSTQLFAEEIGANDDLNYWSDWSDSDQIKEELPEPFEHLLQRIARKPKAQQFYGLMGKRDAGHGPISHKRHKTDSFVGLMGKRALNPVAYERSAMQNYERRRK